From the genome of Amycolatopsis sp. NBC_01488, one region includes:
- a CDS encoding DUF916 domain-containing protein, with amino-acid sequence MRLAVLAAAFLLAFAPSAAAQTPAPPPAAGDQRVTFGVRPATATAPDNRASFGYSATPGAVVKDFVAVSNVGTNPVTLKIYASDAFNTPEGGFDLLAAGKPSVDVGAWTKPDKASVFLAPRTVSIVPFALTIPANATPGDHAAGIVAALTTEQTGANGQKVAVEQRVGARVYLRVTGDLTPRLAITGLTGSYAATPFGRGDATVSYTVRNTGNTRLSGKQRVSVSTPWGSTVDGEALPPIPELLPGGLIKVTTTVRGVLPAGWLDATVHVDPVPAPGFTDLVQPAEESVTLSAVPWAALGVLAVLLLGIFALLFTRRRRRRGATEPVEEGAEHATAL; translated from the coding sequence ATGCGCTTAGCCGTCCTGGCCGCCGCGTTCCTGCTCGCGTTCGCGCCGTCGGCCGCTGCCCAGACCCCCGCTCCGCCGCCGGCCGCGGGCGACCAGCGGGTGACCTTCGGGGTCCGCCCGGCCACCGCGACCGCACCGGACAACCGCGCGAGCTTCGGCTACAGCGCCACTCCGGGCGCCGTCGTGAAGGATTTCGTCGCGGTGTCCAACGTCGGAACCAATCCGGTGACGCTGAAGATCTACGCCAGCGACGCCTTCAACACTCCCGAAGGCGGCTTCGACCTGCTCGCCGCGGGCAAGCCATCGGTCGACGTGGGCGCCTGGACCAAGCCGGACAAGGCGAGTGTTTTCCTGGCCCCGCGGACGGTTTCGATCGTGCCGTTCGCCCTGACCATCCCCGCGAACGCGACCCCGGGCGACCACGCGGCGGGCATCGTCGCCGCGCTGACCACCGAACAGACGGGCGCGAACGGGCAGAAGGTCGCGGTCGAGCAGCGCGTCGGCGCCCGCGTCTACCTGCGCGTCACCGGCGACCTGACGCCCCGGCTGGCGATCACCGGGCTCACCGGGTCGTACGCGGCGACGCCGTTCGGCCGCGGGGACGCGACGGTCAGCTACACCGTCCGCAACACCGGCAACACCCGGTTGTCCGGCAAGCAGCGCGTCAGCGTGAGCACGCCGTGGGGGTCCACTGTGGACGGGGAGGCACTGCCGCCGATCCCGGAACTCCTGCCGGGTGGGCTGATCAAGGTGACCACGACGGTCCGCGGCGTGCTGCCCGCGGGCTGGCTGGACGCCACCGTGCACGTCGATCCGGTACCCGCACCAGGGTTCACCGACCTCGTCCAGCCCGCCGAAGAGTCCGTGACGCTGAGCGCGGTGCCGTGGGCGGCCCTCGGTGTGTTGGCCGTGCTGCTGCTGGGGATCTTCGCGCTGCTGTTCACGCGGCGCCGCCGTCGCCGCGGCGCTACCGAGCCGGTGGAGGAGGGGGCCGAACATGCGACGGCGCTTTGA
- the pstS gene encoding phosphate ABC transporter substrate-binding protein PstS translates to MRNFRAVRWVAAALVLVLLGQSTAFAQSYVPISGAGSTWSSNALDQWRKNVGQYGMRISYAATGSTDGRNQFKAGQVDFAVSEIPYGLTDAGVTDNPPTDRGYAYMPIVAGGTSFMYNLHIGATRVTNLRLSGQTLTGIFTGTITNWADPAIKTDNPGLTLPARKIIPVVRSDGSGTSAQFTAYMASQFGGAWDAFCRKAGRATPCGFTSNYPLVPPVVGQSGSLGVTNYVRQDQSEGAITYVEYSYARNAGFPIAKVLNKAGYYIEPKATSVAVALLAAAIKPDLTQDLGGVYNNPDARTYPLSSYSYMILPTTPTSPFNTDKGKTLSDFAYYFLCEGQQQADQLGYSPLPKNLVQAGLDQVARIPGSTKKPTDISKCNNPTFSPDGTNLLAKNAPQPSPCDKIGVTQCAEGTGGARAPTPVAGGTGSGPGAQSATGPNGTTGPGGTSATTGPDGTTGPATGAIDPDTGLPINGQNIAAGGSAVPVSLDQRDNATAALLTALAVALLLGLVIGPPILARRLGKDGDER, encoded by the coding sequence ATGAGGAACTTCCGTGCGGTGCGGTGGGTTGCCGCGGCGCTGGTCCTGGTGCTGCTCGGGCAGTCCACGGCCTTTGCCCAGAGCTACGTGCCGATCAGCGGCGCCGGCTCGACATGGAGCTCCAACGCGCTGGACCAGTGGCGCAAGAACGTCGGCCAGTACGGCATGCGGATCAGCTACGCGGCCACGGGTTCCACCGACGGCCGCAACCAGTTCAAGGCCGGCCAGGTCGACTTCGCCGTCTCGGAGATCCCGTACGGACTGACCGACGCCGGCGTCACCGACAACCCGCCGACGGACCGCGGCTACGCGTACATGCCGATCGTCGCCGGCGGGACGTCGTTCATGTACAACCTGCACATCGGTGCCACGCGCGTGACGAACCTGCGCCTGTCCGGCCAGACGCTCACCGGCATCTTCACCGGGACCATCACGAACTGGGCGGACCCGGCGATCAAGACCGACAACCCCGGGCTGACCCTGCCCGCCCGCAAGATCATCCCGGTCGTGCGGTCCGACGGCTCGGGCACCAGCGCGCAGTTCACCGCCTACATGGCGAGCCAGTTCGGCGGGGCGTGGGACGCGTTCTGCCGCAAGGCGGGGCGCGCGACGCCGTGCGGGTTCACTTCGAACTACCCGCTGGTGCCGCCGGTGGTCGGGCAGTCCGGCTCGCTCGGCGTGACCAACTACGTGCGCCAGGACCAGAGCGAAGGCGCGATCACCTACGTCGAATACTCCTACGCGCGCAACGCGGGCTTCCCGATCGCCAAGGTGCTCAACAAGGCCGGCTATTACATCGAGCCGAAGGCGACCAGCGTTGCCGTCGCGCTGCTCGCGGCGGCGATCAAGCCGGACCTGACCCAGGACCTCGGCGGCGTCTACAACAACCCGGACGCGCGCACGTACCCGTTGTCCAGCTACAGCTACATGATCCTGCCGACCACGCCGACGTCCCCGTTCAACACCGACAAGGGGAAGACGCTCTCGGACTTCGCGTACTACTTCCTCTGCGAGGGCCAGCAGCAGGCCGACCAGCTCGGGTACTCACCGCTGCCGAAGAACCTCGTGCAGGCCGGGCTCGACCAGGTGGCGCGGATCCCGGGCTCGACGAAGAAACCCACCGACATCTCGAAGTGCAACAACCCGACGTTCTCGCCGGACGGCACCAACCTGCTCGCCAAGAACGCGCCGCAGCCGTCGCCGTGCGACAAGATCGGCGTGACGCAGTGCGCGGAAGGCACCGGCGGTGCGCGTGCGCCGACCCCGGTGGCCGGCGGCACCGGCTCGGGGCCCGGCGCGCAGTCCGCGACCGGCCCGAACGGCACCACCGGCCCCGGTGGCACGAGCGCGACGACCGGGCCCGACGGCACCACCGGACCCGCGACCGGCGCGATCGACCCCGACACGGGGCTGCCGATCAACGGCCAGAACATCGCCGCCGGCGGCTCGGCCGTCCCGGTTTCCCTCGACCAGCGGGACAACGCGACCGCTGCGCTGCTCACCGCGCTGGCCGTCGCGCTCCTGCTCGGCCTGGTCATCGGCCCGCCGATCCTGGCCCGCCGCCTGGGCAAGGACGGTGACGAGCGATGA
- a CDS encoding Ig-like domain-containing protein: MSSRSFAHRFAVGAAVVGTALAAMFGSIAPASAAVPPGTLGTLTLSPATGFDTTAGVATTSAGCPDTSDAYYMYVYGPGGFTNGLIATTTSSVNFSTTAGFPIQQGLSFKDIALDNSTTVQPGQYTLVASCVDSFSQQVMGTFTKDIWFTDATHYQGTDPNAPVTTATSLAVSPASPVTQGSPVTLTATVTPASAGGTVQFKDGAANLGSPVAVSGGTAALTTSALGTGSHSLTAVFTGGSANVAGSTSQAVTFQVNAPVATPTTTALSVTPSGTAAQYSSVTLNASVTPAGAAGSIQFTDGGANLGNPVALSGGTASLSSSTLAVGAHTFTAKFVPMNSAAFVASESAGVPLSVTAFAGVAASENITTTVTAGALLISVANQNVTLPSPVMLPDASMLQTSGNLNPVTVTDTRAGNPGWNVSGQATDFGDGASHAINAGNLGWTPSIVDKVAAQNITAGPAVNPAAAIAPGTAAPAGAGLAGSRTLATAAANGGNGTAHLTAGLSLNVPTSTVAGTYTSVLTLTAI, translated from the coding sequence ATGAGCTCCAGATCCTTCGCGCACCGGTTCGCCGTCGGGGCGGCGGTCGTCGGCACGGCCCTCGCGGCGATGTTCGGCTCGATCGCGCCGGCTTCGGCCGCCGTCCCGCCGGGCACCCTCGGCACCCTCACCCTGAGCCCGGCCACGGGCTTCGACACGACCGCGGGCGTCGCCACGACGTCGGCGGGCTGCCCGGACACCTCGGACGCGTACTACATGTACGTCTACGGCCCCGGCGGCTTCACGAACGGTCTCATCGCCACGACCACCAGCAGCGTCAACTTCTCCACCACGGCGGGCTTCCCGATCCAGCAGGGCCTGTCGTTCAAGGACATCGCGCTGGACAACAGCACCACCGTCCAGCCGGGCCAGTACACCCTGGTGGCCAGCTGCGTCGACTCGTTCTCGCAGCAGGTGATGGGCACCTTCACCAAGGACATCTGGTTCACCGACGCCACGCACTACCAGGGCACCGACCCGAACGCGCCGGTCACCACGGCGACGTCGCTCGCGGTCTCCCCGGCGTCCCCGGTCACCCAGGGCAGCCCGGTCACCCTCACCGCGACGGTGACGCCGGCTTCCGCGGGCGGCACCGTCCAGTTCAAGGACGGCGCGGCCAACCTCGGCAGCCCGGTCGCCGTCTCCGGCGGCACCGCGGCGCTCACCACCTCGGCGCTGGGCACCGGCAGCCACTCGCTGACCGCGGTCTTCACCGGCGGCTCGGCGAACGTCGCCGGCTCGACGTCGCAGGCGGTGACCTTCCAGGTCAACGCCCCGGTCGCGACGCCGACCACGACCGCGCTCTCGGTCACCCCGAGCGGCACGGCCGCGCAGTACAGCTCGGTGACGCTGAACGCCTCGGTCACGCCCGCGGGCGCGGCCGGGTCGATCCAGTTCACCGACGGCGGCGCGAACCTGGGCAACCCGGTCGCGCTGTCCGGCGGCACGGCTTCGCTGTCGTCGTCGACGCTGGCGGTGGGCGCGCACACCTTCACCGCGAAGTTCGTGCCCATGAACTCTGCCGCATTCGTGGCGTCGGAGTCCGCGGGCGTGCCGCTGAGCGTGACGGCGTTCGCCGGGGTGGCTGCCTCGGAGAACATCACCACCACCGTCACCGCCGGTGCGTTGCTGATCAGCGTGGCCAACCAGAACGTCACGCTGCCGTCGCCGGTCATGCTGCCCGACGCCTCGATGCTGCAGACCTCGGGCAACCTGAACCCGGTCACCGTCACCGACACCCGGGCGGGCAACCCCGGCTGGAACGTCTCCGGCCAGGCGACCGACTTCGGTGACGGCGCTTCGCACGCGATCAACGCCGGCAACCTCGGCTGGACGCCGTCCATCGTGGACAAGGTCGCGGCGCAGAACATCACCGCGGGTCCGGCCGTCAACCCGGCCGCGGCGATCGCCCCGGGCACGGCCGCTCCGGCGGGCGCGGGTCTCGCGGGCTCCCGCACCCTGGCCACCGCCGCCGCGAACGGCGGCAACGGCACGGCGCACCTGACCGCCGGGCTTTCGCTCAACGTGCCGACGTCGACCGTCGCCGGCACCTACACCTCGGTACTGACCCTCACCGCCATCTGA